In one Pseudomonadota bacterium genomic region, the following are encoded:
- a CDS encoding protein phosphatase 2C domain-containing protein, which yields MSELSARIAKAQHIGDRPRQEDAVAFHVAEGGEPTLAVLSDGMGGHADGDLASRIITGEVFGELYLAAARPKAFARSSGIIFDAALNAANQRLKESIEESLISKETGGTLICTSVHNGELRWLSVGDSMLYLFREGQLRLLNDIHSLGAQLDRMAAADELPAEDAKDHPDRNCLTSAVTGGPIPKVDCPEQALALEAGDIILLASDGIEALKQRRLEKLIAQLWEAGADVAAGVIEAIKTTGAEDQDNTSVIAIEISGPEESPAPEVAPHTSPLASYWPRWGRDRGARA from the coding sequence ATGAGTGAGCTCTCGGCGCGGATCGCGAAGGCCCAGCATATCGGCGACCGCCCCCGCCAGGAGGATGCGGTCGCCTTCCACGTCGCGGAGGGCGGCGAGCCGACCCTTGCCGTGCTCTCGGACGGCATGGGAGGCCACGCCGACGGGGATCTTGCCAGCCGGATCATCACCGGTGAGGTGTTCGGCGAGCTCTACCTCGCCGCCGCGCGCCCGAAGGCCTTTGCACGGAGCAGTGGCATCATCTTCGACGCGGCGCTCAACGCGGCCAACCAGCGGCTGAAAGAGAGCATCGAGGAAAGCCTCATCTCCAAGGAGACGGGTGGCACGCTCATCTGCACGAGTGTTCACAACGGGGAGCTGCGCTGGCTCTCGGTGGGCGACAGCATGCTCTATCTCTTCCGCGAGGGGCAGCTGCGCCTTCTCAACGACATCCACTCGCTCGGCGCGCAGCTCGACAGGATGGCCGCCGCTGACGAATTGCCCGCCGAGGACGCCAAGGACCACCCGGACCGCAACTGCCTGACGTCGGCCGTGACCGGAGGACCGATCCCGAAGGTGGACTGCCCCGAGCAGGCGCTCGCGCTCGAGGCCGGCGACATCATTCTGCTGGCTAGCGACGGGATCGAGGCGCTGAAACAGCGTCGGCTGGAAAAACTCATCGCACAGCTCTGGGAGGCGGGCGCAGACGTGGCCGCGGGCGTGATCGAGGCCATCAAGACGACGGGCGCCGAGGACCAGGACAACACGTCCGTCATCGCCATCGAGATCTCCGGCCCCGAGGAGAGCCCGGCGCCCGAAGTCGCCCCGCACACCTCGCCGCTCGCAAGCTATTGGCCGCGCTGGGGACGAGACCGGGGCGCGCGCGCATGA
- a CDS encoding dynamin family protein: MLAEDHTPEDAFETRRAYSAFGGLLPVAEKLRALEQEAESLMSAPHPALARKARKLRDLIQDFEPGVTFIGQVKAGKTTLVNAMTGWPGLLPADVNPWTSVVTSVHLTPPQRKGFNHAAFRFFSNEEWDNLIHHGGRLGEIASRAGAADEVSKVREQLDTLREKSRQRLGRRFEMLLGQTHTYDTLTADLVKRYVSLGDNFWEEAGARRLDGQFADITKSADLWFPGPDLPLGLCIQDTPGVNDTFMIREQITLRGLRGSKLCVMVLSAQQALSSVDLGLIRLISNIKSRDVVIFVNRIDELENPARDVPKIRESILATLAQFNGPEDAGIVFGSAYWAEHMVAGTMDALGVDSSQSLLNWAENQIDDDLAKAPLEELIWRLSGAPALGRAISNRIAGGAAKVLVEKVQAELMNLKAAAHRRPLAPVRTGAGHTAPAVNGDTTAAFAEIERRCAESLSARLAAVTAAFDDRTRKSYGTFLDRATAELLKHLAKHGDGEVWSYDPSGLRMLLRTAYKVFVAAAAKAAKDELDIAAQEISALLQGGGSADDSVARVFAPPVPPAEAPVTLAQTIALDLKGSWWTRFWRKRRGFEAFADDFAKLIEEETANMLLSLREDCVDAYAETLRRALAEFLADQRDIFGSAALS, translated from the coding sequence ATGCTTGCCGAAGACCACACCCCCGAAGACGCCTTCGAGACGAGGCGCGCCTATTCCGCCTTCGGCGGGCTTCTCCCCGTGGCCGAAAAGCTGCGGGCGCTAGAACAGGAGGCCGAGAGCCTCATGTCGGCGCCGCATCCGGCCCTCGCGCGCAAGGCGCGCAAGCTCCGCGATCTGATCCAGGACTTCGAGCCGGGCGTGACCTTCATCGGGCAGGTCAAGGCGGGCAAGACCACGCTCGTGAACGCGATGACCGGCTGGCCCGGGCTCCTACCCGCAGACGTGAACCCGTGGACCTCCGTCGTGACCTCTGTGCATCTCACGCCGCCGCAGAGAAAAGGCTTCAATCACGCCGCATTCCGCTTCTTCTCCAACGAGGAATGGGACAACCTCATTCACCATGGCGGGCGCCTCGGCGAGATCGCCAGCCGCGCAGGGGCCGCGGACGAAGTCTCCAAGGTGCGAGAACAGCTCGACACGCTGCGCGAAAAATCCCGTCAACGTCTCGGTCGGCGCTTCGAGATGCTGCTGGGCCAGACCCATACCTACGACACGCTGACCGCGGATCTCGTGAAGCGCTACGTGTCCCTCGGCGACAACTTCTGGGAAGAAGCGGGCGCCCGGCGTCTCGACGGGCAGTTTGCCGACATCACGAAATCCGCGGACCTGTGGTTCCCCGGTCCGGACCTGCCGCTTGGCCTCTGCATCCAGGACACGCCCGGCGTGAACGACACCTTCATGATCCGCGAGCAAATCACGCTGCGCGGCCTGCGGGGCTCGAAGCTCTGCGTCATGGTCCTGTCGGCCCAGCAAGCGCTTTCTTCCGTGGATCTCGGACTGATCCGGCTCATCTCCAACATCAAGTCGCGGGACGTTGTGATCTTCGTGAACAGGATCGACGAGCTCGAGAACCCGGCGCGCGACGTCCCGAAGATCCGGGAGAGCATTCTCGCGACGCTGGCACAATTCAACGGTCCCGAGGATGCCGGCATCGTTTTCGGCAGTGCCTACTGGGCGGAGCACATGGTCGCCGGCACCATGGACGCCCTCGGCGTCGACAGCTCGCAAAGCCTCCTCAACTGGGCGGAAAACCAGATCGACGATGACCTCGCCAAGGCGCCGCTCGAAGAGCTGATCTGGCGTCTTTCGGGGGCCCCTGCCCTCGGGCGCGCGATCTCCAATCGCATCGCAGGCGGCGCGGCAAAGGTCCTCGTGGAAAAGGTTCAGGCCGAGCTGATGAATCTGAAGGCCGCGGCGCATCGGCGACCCCTTGCCCCGGTTCGCACAGGCGCGGGTCACACGGCGCCGGCCGTCAACGGCGATACCACCGCTGCATTTGCGGAGATCGAGCGAAGGTGCGCGGAAAGCCTCTCCGCACGCCTCGCCGCCGTCACGGCCGCCTTCGATGACCGGACCCGGAAATCCTACGGGACGTTCCTCGACCGGGCGACGGCTGAGCTCCTCAAGCACCTTGCGAAGCACGGCGACGGCGAGGTCTGGTCCTACGATCCCTCCGGACTGCGCATGCTGCTGCGCACGGCCTACAAGGTTTTCGTGGCGGCCGCAGCGAAGGCGGCCAAGGATGAACTCGATATTGCCGCGCAGGAAATCTCGGCACTCTTGCAGGGGGGCGGCAGCGCCGATGACAGCGTTGCTCGAGTGTTTGCGCCTCCCGTCCCCCCTGCCGAGGCGCCCGTGACGCTCGCGCAGACGATCGCACTGGATCTCAAGGGCAGCTGGTGGACGCGCTTCTGGCGCAAGCGGCGCGGCTTCGAGGCTTTCGCCGATGATTTCGCAAAGCTCATCGAGGAAGAGACGGCCAACATGCTCCTGAGCCTTCGCGAAGACTGCGTGGACGCCTATGCCGAAACGCTCCGCCGGGCCCTCGCGGAGTTCCTCGCCGACCAACGCGATATCTTCGGCAGCGCTGCCTTGAGCTAA
- a CDS encoding dynamin family protein, giving the protein MTIQSNDFPRPAKPRIALMGEFSAGKSTLANLLLEQEHSPVQVTATQLPPVWYSFGDSPPQQVTLEGARQPVQKPHWRDVCLGEAQLIEVQLEADVLEAADLIDVPGTCDPNLPAQYWETLITQVDLVIWCTPAHQAWRQSEAALWETVPEELRERSLLLITRIDKILSEDDRRRILQRATNEAGHLFAQVSAASLTEALAAPHDETALERSGVADMVRFLIRMLERVGDTSRGPFVPHVEAGAAPPPLADATPVATPPTAAPPGLIVPRRIVRKNRQLAARPTA; this is encoded by the coding sequence ATGACCATTCAGTCAAACGACTTTCCCCGGCCCGCCAAGCCCCGCATCGCCCTGATGGGGGAGTTCAGCGCGGGGAAGAGCACGCTCGCCAACCTGCTCCTGGAGCAGGAGCACTCGCCCGTTCAGGTCACGGCCACGCAGCTGCCGCCGGTCTGGTACAGCTTCGGGGATAGCCCGCCGCAGCAGGTGACACTGGAAGGCGCGCGCCAACCCGTCCAGAAGCCGCATTGGCGCGATGTGTGTCTCGGTGAAGCGCAGCTCATCGAGGTCCAGCTCGAGGCCGACGTCCTCGAGGCAGCCGATCTCATCGACGTGCCCGGCACCTGCGACCCCAACCTGCCCGCCCAATATTGGGAGACGCTGATCACCCAGGTCGATCTCGTGATCTGGTGCACGCCCGCGCATCAGGCCTGGCGACAGTCGGAGGCCGCGCTGTGGGAGACGGTGCCAGAGGAGCTGAGGGAGCGGAGCCTCCTGCTCATCACACGGATCGACAAGATCCTGTCCGAAGACGACCGCCGTCGCATCCTCCAGCGCGCGACGAACGAGGCGGGGCATCTCTTTGCCCAAGTGAGCGCGGCCTCGCTGACAGAGGCCCTTGCAGCCCCCCATGACGAGACCGCGCTGGAGCGCAGCGGCGTGGCGGACATGGTCCGTTTTCTCATCCGGATGCTCGAGCGTGTGGGAGATACCTCCCGAGGGCCCTTCGTGCCCCATGTCGAGGCAGGCGCGGCACCGCCGCCGCTCGCGGACGCGACGCCCGTCGCAACGCCGCCCACCGCGGCGCCGCCCGGCCTCATCGTCCCGCGGCGCATCGTGCGCAAGAACCGGCAGTTGGCGGCGCGCCCCACGGCCTGA